Within Micromonas commoda chromosome 9, complete sequence, the genomic segment cctcgctcgcgacgcgcgtgccccCCCCGCCCAaaaccccgcgctcgtccgaaccgtccgccgccgccggccgtgTCGCCCtctccgcatccgccgcggcgacggcgtcttTGATCTGCGCCAAGCCGGGAAGCCtggacgccgccttcgccgcgcgcgcgttgagctcctcgctcgccctggtcgccgcgcgcttgacggcgtccgcgctcgagcccccgccgtcgcgctcgcgctccccaCCTCCCGGGGAACCCGATCGccggcgctccgccgcggccatccccgccgccgtcccggcTTCCGCGGTGACCCtcgccttctcggcgtcccacgccttcgccgcgcgctcgatgtccctccggcgctcgcgcagggcATCGGCGACCGTCTTGACGTTCGCCTGGACGTCCctgagcgcgcgcgccagcgacggcgccccgggATCGGCACCGgatcccccgcgtccgcgagtaacgtccccgtccccgaccccgacctccccgcccccgaccgcgtctcctccctcgagctcctctcgctcctcgagcgccaaCACCGACTCCATCCACGCCCAGAACGTGTCCGACAGCCCGATCGcatcgttcgccgcgacgttcgccgcgagcgtccgtcgcatcgcccgcgcatgcgcgcccctcgcgtcgtcgtcacgaACCAGTCGCACCTCATACGACCCCGAAGGCGTCGCATCCATCGCCCCCGGCTGCGACCTCCCCGCTCGgcgtcccgcccgcgtctGCGCGGCGTGAAGGTCGTGCCTCCcgatcgccctcgcgcgctccagctcgcggacgcgcgagaACATCTGCtggagccgcgcggcgagcgcggacgttTGCTTTCccaacgcgacgcgcgaatcttcgctcggcggcggcggcggccaccgacggccgctcgcggtggccggagacgtcgccgagcgttCCACCGCGTTtagcgccgcggcgcacgcgtcgacgtacgcgccctcctccgcggcggcggtctccgcggcgacggacgcgagcgacgcgtttcgtccgcccgcgacgagctgcgcgatgTCCGCTGCGTCCACAGTGGATGCAGCGACGCCGCACGCGGAATCCGCGGGGAACGGGggcagcgacgcgtcgagatccgatgagtcaccgcccggtgacgcgtcgatgaaggacggggcgtgggcgtcggcgtgcgccctcgcgaagacgtcgtcgcgttgcACCTGCGACGATCGATGTCGAGGCGGGGGTTGGGTGTGAGGTGGGATGGGAAGATCGGGAGGCGGAGCGGGACGGGGCGGTTGGGGAGACGATTTGGTTTGGCGATGGGGGCGTACCGtccacgcgagcgcgagcaggagGGGCCTGCTgtcccccccgcgcgcctcgcacgtctccagctcgtcgacgtgcgGGTAGCCCTGGCGTCGCAGGTgccatcgcgcgacgcgcgcgcacgtttcgtcctccgcggtccgcgccagctccgcggcgacggccctcCTAgatctcgcgtcgcccgcgttcgtcgcgccatctcccgacgcgagctgcgctTCGGCGTACTGcatcgcggacctcgcggatgcctcgcgcgcggacgcgagcgcgcgcctcgcgacgtccggGTCCGGGAACCCCGCGCATCCCACGAGCGATAGGTCGTGAAGCGCGCGCCACAGAGgagcgcacgcggcggggtggTTAAACTTGGCGCGCCTCAAGGTCTCGGCGGTGAGAAACGGAGGATCCTTGCTGGAGTCGTCGCCCACGTGCAGCGGGATTGGGGGCGCGGTTGATTGGGTCGTGAcgccgagctgcgcgagcgcgcgcgtgaggTGCTCGAGGCACGCGCGTGCGCTCGCCATGCGAAGtccccctcgccccgcgcgcccggacGCTCGCCTGGTGTGGGTGGGAATCTGTGGGTGGGCCCGTTTTCAAAACCAGCTTTGACTTCATCAGCCACGGTTCAACAAGCGCAATTtgtcgcggcgtcgcgggcgcgtgtcGGGCGCTGcactcctcggcgcgcggggagggatGCCGTCGATTTGGCGACCGAACGTGAGAGTGACCCTCGACGAGTATGGTGAAGTCGAGGACACGGAGCAGGAAGGAGAGGAGGTGACGAATAAGGGCACGAAGCGGAAGGGAGCCCCTCGCACgaaggggccatgcgagcacggggtgaagcaGAGATCGAAatgcaaggtgtgcagcgcttgtccgcacgggaagcagcgctctcggtgcaaggagtgcgatGGGGGTGGAATCTGCaagcacggtcgtgtacgctctaagtgcaaggagtgcggtgggtctcaaatctgcgtgCACGATCGTGtacgctctcagtgcaaggagtgcggtggtgcatcaatctgcgagcacggtcgtcagcgccataGGTGCAaagagtgcggtggggggtCAATCTGCAAtcacggtcgtgagcgccaTAGGTGCAAAGAGTGTGGTGGctctcaaatctgcgagcacggtcgtctCCGCTTTagctgcaaggagtgcggtggtgcatcaatctgcgagcacggtcgtgagcgtcATAGGTGCAaagagtgcggtgggggctcaatctgcgagcacggtcgtcaccgCTTTagctgcaaggagtgcggcgggtcaggaatctgcgagcacggtcgtcggcgctctgagtgcaaggagtgcggtgggggctcaatctgcgagcacggtcgtcggcgctctcggtgcaaggagtgcggtgggtctcaaatctgcgagcacggtcgtcagcgcttGCAGTGCAgggagtgcggtgggtctggaatctgcgagcacggtcgtcagcgctcgcagtgcaaggagtgcggcgggtctggaatctgcgagcacggtcgtgtgcGCTCTCAATGCAAGGAGtgtcgcgccgcgaaggctggGAAATGACGTGTTTGTCGTCTGTGTTGTTCACTACGAAGGTACATCAGAGCTctttcttcttctccgcacccgccgccttcctcggCTTGCCCACGCGCATCCGCAATCCTCAGCGCGCCCCTTCCCGCCTCTCACCTCACCGCGCGTGTCCGATGGACGTCCGCGTGAACATCTCGCTCAACGGCGTACCCGCTCGTTCGCCCCGGAGCGAAAACTggggcgcgccgcacgcgtccggcggTCCGTACCTGCGAGTAGCGTTTGCAGTCGGATGAAACGCAAACGAGAAAAAAAACAAAAAAAGGTCCGTACCCGtgcctcgtccccgcgcacgagcgcctgTGGTGCGCCCAGTCGTCCCGCGCACACGCCTCGCCGCAGTACCTGTGATTCGGCGCGAGAGTGGCGGGGGAGCGGGGGGTCAGTCATTTGGATTTGGCGACGTTTTGGCGACGTTTTGGCGATGTTTGGCGATGTTTGGCGATGGGGACGCACCAGACGGCTGCGCATCTCGCGCACGGCACCAGcctcgtcgcctccttcCCCTCGCCCGTCTCTCGCTTCTtccccttcttcgccttgtCGTACCCCGGCACGCtcaccctcgcgggcggcggcatgcCCATGCTCCTCAGCACCGTCGAGTTCGGCGCTCGCCTGGCGCTGAACGCCCTCTTCCCGCAGCACGAGCACATCGCCATCCCGAGCGTCTTTGGCACGCCACCGTGCGTGTtggccgcgctcgccttcgccgtcgccttggccttgtgCTTGGCGTGGGTGGAGACGCCGATCTGCGTCGGGTTGGTCCGGGGTTCGGCGGTTGGCAACGACGGCGGGGGTAGGACCGCgggtcgcctcgcgcgcgccggggcggtccTCATCGTAACGGTCCTcatcgcggtgacgacgccaccggagatgcgcgacgcctccggtCTCTCTTCGTCCGCCGAACGTTCGacctcgtcccgcgcgtcttcgtcctcctcctcctcccaccatcgcgtcccccggtcctcgtcgtcgacgacgcgcgcggggtgcggcgacggcgcggggtcATCCAGCCATCCGAGGGAGCCCGTCTTCGCCCCGAGcccccgagccgcgcgcgccctggcccccgcgcgctccagggCTCGTcttcgcgcctccgcgtgccTGGCCGCGCgtatcgcggcggcgacagcctcctcctccgcggcgtcgtcatcgcgggtggacgcgggcgcggattCAGGGGATGACGCCCCCGACCGGCTCGACATGGTGGCGTCGTTGACTTGTGGTGCCCACCAGACGCAACGGCCGCGAGGAGATGCGAGAAAATTCGCCCGCGGGGCTCattgcgcgccgcgcgcccgggtgTGGGGTTTGCGAGGGAGCGGGAATGCCGCCCAAGCGTGGACGCGGTTCGCCTGCCGTAcccgccgcacccgccgccgccgccgccagcccggcgcgcgggcgacggacggAGGCGGACAGCGCGAGCGGACCCCTCAAAGTGCCCCGGCACCTTCTTGACTACCTTCACTACACGccgaagaaggacgacgacatggCTGGCGAAGAATTTCGTCCTGACGGCTGGGGGAAGATATCGACGAGCTGGCGGGTGCCGTGCGTGTACAGCCAGGATGACGGCACATTGAAACCCGATAGCGTTTTCCTCGACCTGCTGCGAAGGGGTTTTTGCAATGGGAACGTGAGGGAGATCATAGCGCTGTGCCGCAACGCAGACAACGTCCCTTACACCCCAGAGGAGATTGATGAAATGATGGAGGATCTGAACAACAGCGGGCACACGTTAAACTTGCCGTTCTGCTTCACGGAAGGGGCGATGGCGCTGAAGAATAGCATACTTAAGGATGTGTTTAGTGGTTCCCTTCATTTGTTCTGCGATGACGGAAGCGCGGGAGTGATGGATGTTGAGGTGGGTGTCTACATAActcgcgcgcacggcgcggaggctACGTGGCACTACGACAACAACCACAACTTCACGTTCCAACTGTACGGCAGCAAGGATTGGCACACCGTGGAGGATGGAAACAACGTGAACGTCATCGGCAGCAGGGGCTTGTGCGACCCGCCGAGAAACCGAGCAGAGCAGGTGAACCGCACTCCCAACTTTTCAAAGGAGAGAATCACGCGTCTCGAGGCGGGCATGGGGATTTACGTGCCGCCCGGAAACTGGCATAGGGTCGTGCCCGTGACTGAAGACCCGTTGTGTTTGAGCATCGACATCAGGATCGCGAGCGTGACGATGGCCCGTTGGTTGTGCGAGAACGTATTTGCGAAGTTTATGTGCGAACCAAGCTTTGGGTACAGCAAGGATACGGGACAAAACGAAACGTTGGAACAGGATGTCGCAATTGGATGGGATAAGTACTTACGCCTAGATCCCAGGAATCCCCCGGATCCCTTGCACACGTGTCTCAGCCGACACGTTGAGTACCTCAAAGCCGTTCTGTCGGGGGAGTGGAGGTATCGGTTTTGCAACCCCCCGGTGGCCATGCCTTTTGAGCCCGATCTTTCGGATGGCATGGACCTGTGCGCCTCTCTCGAGTTCCTGATCGACACGCTATTGGAAGACACCAAATATGGACGAGAAGATTTTTTTAACAAGTTGGCGAAGGAGATCAAAGAGTCCCTGAAAGAGGGATACGTCTGCAAACGGAAGGTTGCCCTCACTCCCTTTGTGGCTGTCACGAAAAAGGAGGctgacgacggcgtcgtcatgCACATGCGACACACATCCGGTCTGACAAACATGGATTACCAGCGCTACGGCATCCTGTGTCCGTTAGATTGCGAGACGCTGATAGACAGGATCATCGATCGGACGCTCAcctcggacgacgtcggggcgATACTCGACGGGTACGAGGTTGGCCAagacgcggagggcgactTGCTGACGCTGCTGGCTCACGTCAACTTTCTCAACCTGGAGCCGGAGTcccccgccgagcgcccggcggcgacgcgcgggtcttCGGGGGCTTCGACGGGACGGGTCACGAAGAGGAGGCGCGAGTGAACCTACCGTTAGCCAGCCGCGGATGAAACTTCGATCGTAGTTCACAAGTACTCTCGcaacgcgcgtcgccgccgtgtgcACGGAAATGAGCTTCACGTCACATTCATGCGCAGTTGGGAGGCGATCGGTCGGCGTCAGTTTTCCCGAGCCTCGTCCGATAACGTCcgtcgcgtcaccgccccgaGGCCACTCCCcgaggcgcgccgacggtgggGTTCGTGGGCGAGACACGCGCGGTCaccggggcgacggggcgacgtcgtgaaGGCGGATTCGAGCGGCGAAGGAgggtcgcccgcgcgtcagttcggggcggcgtccggaAAGCATCGACACTCGCGAACGCCATGGCCACCGCGCAGGAGTGGAGAGAGCGGGGTAACGCCTTCCACACGCGCAAggaacacgcgcgcgcggtcgagtgCTACACCAGCGCCATCGGCCTGGAccccacctccgccgcgctgcgcaccaaccgcgcggcggcgcaccacGCGTCCCGcgacttcgccgccgccctcgacgacgcgcgcgcgtccgtcgccatcgATCCCTCGTGGGCCAAGGGCCActaccgcgcgggcgccgcgctcgccgcgatggaccgccacgccgaggccgcggacgccttcCGCGCGGGGTTAACCCTGGATCCGAGCAACCAGATGCTCGCGCagggcctcgccgccgcggagaaggcgatcgcggacacacccgtcgacgccgcggattGTAAAGCCCGAGGcaacgccgcgtacgccgaggGCGGGTACGAGGAAGCCATCGGCTGGTACACCAAGGGCATCGCGATGATGGTCAAACAAGCCCAACCCACCCACGGCATCTGCATCTACAGcaacgacggcgtggagtcgctcgcgacgctgtACGTGAACAGGGCGGAGTGCCACAGGCAGCTGGTGGACATGAGGCGCGTGGTGGAGGATTGCGAACTCGCGCTTCAGCTCGTCCCGCGGAGTTTCAAGGCGCACTTAAGGCGAGCGCTGGCGATGGAGTACCTGGAGAAGTACGACGAGGCTTCGGCCGGGttcaaggcggcgatggcgatcgACCCGAGCGGGACGGTGGCGTCCGAGGGGTTACGAAGGGTCGCGGCGTACAAGGAGGTGGACGGGTGACTGACGACGGGAAAAAccaaaaaaccaaaaaaccaaaaaacgtcttcgcctcggcgcgaacaCCTCCCCATCGGCGATTGCTACGGGCCTATCGCGTAGCGGATTACACCACTAGCTAAGAAACGCACGCTCCACGTGTACTGCTAAAGAACCCACCGACGAACGAAAAAACGAGCCAcacgcctcgtcctcgtccctcgtcggcgctcaCAGCTCGTGGCGATAGAGCGTGATCTCCTGCTGCTTGAAGTACCTCctgtcctcctcgtccaccagcACCAGGTTGAGGTAGTACTTGACGCTGAACCTGTCGCTCACGTTCTTGTACGTGGGCGTCAGGTCGTACGGCGACAGGAACAGTCGCACCGGTATGCTCTCCCCCCtgacgggcgcgccgtccaTGACCTCGTACTTGGCGATGGTCTCGCTCTCGTTGTACGTGTTGGGCCCCGACCCGGTGCTCTCTCGCCGGCGAATCTCAACCTCCATGTGCTTGATCTTGATCCGCACGAGCAGGAAAAATATCTTacccacgacgacgtctttAAGGTGGTACTTGGCCTTGGCGTACTCGAATTCTATGTGCAGGCAGTCCTCGATGCCAACCTCCATCTTGATCCCCGGACCGTCGAGCTGCGGAGGTATTCCCGCGTTCCTGACGAGGAAACGAAACTCCTGCGCCACCGTGTTGCCGTACGAGCGCTGCATCGTGACCCTCACGGCGTACCGCAGTCGCACGTTGATGCCCTGATACGTCTCGTGCGGGAGCTGCACGTCCTTAAACTCGAAAGGCACGGACGTCGGCGAAACGAGCTCACCCGGCGTCATCACCTCTCGAACCAACGAGACGAAATCGTACGCGTTTCCCCGGTCAAAGTAGAGCTCGATCTGGCCTAGGACCTCGATCTTCACCCCGAGGTGGTCCACGCGCTTGCCCGGGGCTGGTGATATGTGAACCGTCCCGGCGACGGTGTCCCCGTCGGTGAACAACGGGAGGGTGTCGAGCGATCCCTGATCGGATTTCACCACCGCGGTTCGCTGCGTGGGCCCCGCGGCGTAGGTGAGGTCCATGGTCACCGCCTTGCCGAGGCCGAAGAACGACATGGCGAGTCACGCGACCGACCGCCCGGTTCCGAGCTGCGTCAcctcccgcgacggaccGCCCGCTCCTCGGTCGGTCCCCCTAAACCACCGcgctccacctcgccgctgGGATGTCAACACTCGAGTTTGCCCGCTTTCTAATTCCCCGCTGGCTGGTGGCTCGCGCGTGTGCCCGGTTCGGACCGTCGACGTCTTTCGGTGAAGACCTCGGGGCGGGTTCGAGGCTTCGCGCGTTCTCTCCGGTGATgagtcgacgcgtcgagtgCGTTGAGTTGGGACGgtgcagcgcgtcgccggccgcggcgcctgAGATCTGAGCGAAGGATTCACACGGGGAGACAGTTTGGAGACCACTGCTGATGACCGGCGCCGAGTGGATAACTTTGCGCTTCACAAAccaaggcgcgcgccgggaaGGCCGACGGAAGCGAGACCCTCCCTTCCGAAAACATGcccgcgctctcgccgctcgccgtcgcatcgacctccgcgcccacccgcgtcgagcccggccgccgcgcgtctcgcgcgtccccctcggtcgcgtcatcgtcgctAGGTCACGAGAGGGTCCATGCGGAAaagtcggcgccggggctggGGTCCCTCGCCCTCTCCCGCGGTCGTCTCtcccgcgggtgcgcgcTCGTGACCCGCGCTtccgcggccgacgcccctcccgcgatcgcccccgcgcacctGCGCACCACCATCACCCCGGTCCCGCCCGatatcgccgccgccggcggcatgCTCCTCGCGGACCAGCCCGGCATGAAGGCGGGTTTCGGCGACCTCACCGCGCACGACTTtctgcgcgtcgacgtcgacgcgccgaacCTGCGCGTGCTCTGCATCGACCCGCCCATCCTCACCGTGGACGACTTCCTCACCCCCGACGAGTGCGACGccctcatcgacgccgcggcttcaTCGGGGGAGATGAGAgtctccgccgtcggcggcgtcgacaaCGTCAACATCCGAACGTCCAAGACGTGCACGCTCGACTCCCCCGCGCTGACTGACCACCCGACGAAAAAAGCCATCTTAACCAAGGCCGAGGCGCTCTTACCCCAGCTCGCGGGGCTCAGCGCGAGCAAGTCGGCGTTCAAGCCCCCGACGTCGCAATCGCCGTACTCCTTCGAGCTGCCGCAGGTGGCGCATTACCAAGGCGGCGAGTACTTCAAGACGCACgaggtgagtttattttcatttattttcgtatgggcaattagaatgacgtggtttttttttaGGACGCCTTCCCGGAGGCTGTGGCGTCGCGAAAAGGGTACCAGAGACGTGCCACGGTGTTGGTGTACCTGAACGACGTGTCGGAGGGTGGGGCGACGAGGTTCGATAAGCtatcgccgccgctggacgTGACGCCGCGCAAAGGGAGGATGCTCCTGTTCTTTCCGGGGACGAAGGCGTCGATGCCGGACGCGAGGACGCTGCACACCGCGCTCGAAGCGGTGCCCGGTCACGAGAAGTGGATATCGCAGCTGTGGGTGTGTGCCTACGCGGGGAAGCACGCGCCGGAGGGGAAACCGCCGGGTCCCGGGGACAgggccgcgcgacgcgccgcggagaaggcggcgaagaaggcggccaggaaagggggcggcggcggcggcgggagaaGATGAACTCGACGAATAACTTTTTTTACCAACAACTACCTAAATAGCGCCAAGCAACCCTTCAACGGCGCGTGTATCAACAGGAAAGGAACGACTCATCACTCGACCACGACACGTAGAGCTCGCTTCGTCTATCTCAGCGGCATCTTGGACAGGACCGCGTACCCAAACCCGACGCCCACgaacgtcgccaccgcgtatCCCAGCACCCCCGTCAGCATCGCGGGGACGACTAAACTCCGCCAACCCttgctcgccgccatcgccgcggcggtggtcggTCCCCCGACGTTGGCGTTGGATGCGATGAGCAAGTCCGCGCGGCTCATCCCGAGCTTCTCCCCCGCGTGCACGGTGAAGTACAGGTGCGTCATCACCTGCACGAAACTGAAGAAGAACAGCGCCGGAGCCGTGGACACCATCTGTCGAATCGAaccgctcgcgccgatgacgacgaaaAACATCTGCATCGCTAAactcgccagcgcctcgccgctcggAGCCAACCCGCCGACCTTCTTCGGGAATAAcgtggcgagcgccacgGTCGTAAGGGTGACGATGGGTATGATCCACtgcgcgccgacgttcgcggcgcccgcgacgtacGTGCCAAACGCgcagatggcggcggcggttgtcAAAGCGTACGACCCTTTATTCACTTCAAACGCGTTGGAGAGCCTAGCCTTCAGGATGACGTCGGCTTTGGCCTCgtctcgcgcgacgccgtgtgAGGGGTCCTTGAGGTCGTATGCCTGGTCGAtttccggcgcgggcgtctccCTGGCGAACCTGAAGAGCGCGGAGAAGTACACGGCAGTCATGAGATTATCCGCGGCaaggcccgcggcgacgaggttggGGGGTATGTCGAGgatgcccgcgacggcgacgtagttgacggcgccgccgacgtggcgcgccatgagcgccgcggccatggTCCACGCGTGTTCGCCCAGCCCGCTCATGGGCACGATGCTGAAGGCGAGCATGCTGCCCAAGGCGGTACCGACCGTGCCGACGCAAAACGCCCACAGGACGCGCCCGGTGCACGTCATGACCCGCTTGAGGTCGGCGGTGAAGAGCAGGAGCGGGATGGCGAGGGGCAGGATGAACTtgttgacgacggcgaacgcgggggcggagtGCGGGATGACGCCGGTGTTGGCGAGGACCAGCGCGCAGAGCGTCGAGAtgagcggcgcgccgccgagcttggAGCCCCATCGCTGCTTCGCCCCCCACAgcccgaacgacgacgccgcgagcatcgccgccCACATCCCGAACTGGTCGGTGGGCTGGACCAGGGGCcaggcgacgtgcgcgagacccgcgccgaagacgtcgcatcgcgcggaATCGCCGCGCCtctcggacgcgacgcggacgcgagcgcccgagaagaggcgcgtcgacgccggcgacggcgacgatgaaaGCTGCTGCCGCGCCCGGGCCGCTGCGCACGTGCTTCTTCCACGaacggtcgcggcgatgcgtgggaggcgaccgcgctcctcgacgcgctcccggcgctcgacgcgccgcggcttcgtcgcgcgcgcgatatCGTGGCCTCCGCGGAGGAACGGGGtggcgcgcaccgccgtcatcgcgctcatcgcACCCGGCGCTGTCCGCAACCGCGTCTCTAACAATGAGCACGTGTTTTCCCGTTCCGAGCGCCAGGAGCCGCGTCAGCATCGTGACCTGACTGAACGCCCTGCCCGCATTCGGGTTAGCCCCCATCACACCTCCCGCCCCCGCACACCTCGTCGACCCGTCGCTCCCCCCATGTCGGGATCATCACGGAgcggcaccgcggcgcccgtgagcaccctcaccgacgccgccgagcgcggcatcgcgcgagcgaggtTCAGCTCCCTCGGCCGACGGTATATCGGGCCGAGGCTGCCCCGGCGCCAgtccttcgacgacgcggccagATCGCCGGAGCTGATGTACGCCCTGTTCGTCAGCGCCAAAaccttcgcgcgcgtgctcgacgcgtACGGGGCGATACCCCCGGGGACGctggcgatcgtcgccgccaacgtcgccgtcttctcccttcccgacggcgtcgccttcGGGGACGTCTGCCTCAACCCTTACGCCGTCATCcacctcgcgcagctcgagagACTCGTCACCAGCGCGTTCgtgcacgtcgacgcgttccaCTTACTGTCCAACATGCAGGGCGTGCTGCAGGATGGGTCGTTTCTGGAGAGTCTGGACGGCACCCCGAGGTTcctcgcgcgatgcgcgacgcTGTTGGGGCTGTCGCAGTGTACCCTAGTCGGGCTGTCGTGGGCAGAGAGGAGGTTTTATCAACGGggatcgtcggcgtcgaggcgagcggacgcgtggctcgacgacgccgtggaccgCGTGTCCAAGTACGCGTACGGCGGGAACTCGCCCGGCTACCACGTCCCCATCCGAGgaacgtcctcgtcctcatccGCCCCCAAACTTCTGCCCTTCTACAACAGCGGCGTGGTGGGCTTCTCCGGCGTTAACTTCGCGCTGAaagtcgcggcggcgcaccgacgccccgcgaactccgtcgtcctcgtcgggggcCTGGTGCCGGTCCCCGCGCGATACAGCGCGTggttcgagctcgcgctcggcacccTCATCGTCCCGAGCGCCGGcacgttcgccgcgcactTCGCGGGGACGATAGCGGGGTTGATCTCGGTGTACGCGCCCCGCATGAGCGGATTTGGAGTTTTGGGTTCGAGTTTTAGCGGCGGGCGGAACAGGGCGtaccgcgggcgcgggcacaGGCTCGGGGGCCGGTacctgcgcgacgacgacccggggGCGGGTGGGGCGGGTGGGGGTGGgcgtaacggtcgtaacggtcgtaacggtcgtgacggtcggggcgacgattcgtcccccgcgggcgcgacgcggggatcCGCAGGCCGCAGGCTGGGGGGCGGTGACCCGAgtaacggtcgtaacggtcgtaacggtcgtaactggttcgcccgcgcgtggggggtcgcgtgcgcgccgttcgcgaggcTCAAGGTGGCtgtggacgagggcgcgccgctgGTGGTTCACGGGGCGTTTGCGTTGGCGTGCCTGGTGCTGCAGCGGACGATGGCGAGGAATTGCCCGGAGGGGTTGCTCCGGCGCGTGTCGATTCCGCCGATCGTGGTGCCGTTCTCCCTCGGTGGATGACGACacacgcgagcgccggccGGTGCGCTCTGCGGTGTTGCAAGATACATGCGaggaccgtcgccgccgcgtgtgtcgagcgaaccgcgcggcgggtacAAACATCATAGTCTAAGGTAATAAATAACCAAATACCCTTCGAATACGACGACGCATCCGCGCGGGGGCTACTCGTCGGACCGCCGAGAGGGCGACGAgatgtcggcgacgacgccgcgggtgacctcgacgaacgcgtcggccgGGCCCGTCACCTtaacgcccgccgcgccggcgcccacggCCAGCATCCGGCGCGCGGTCCCGCCGTTCCTTTCGTCCGTTTGGAACTCCGTTTGGAACTCCCTTTCGTCCGTTTGGAACTCCCTTTCGAACTCCCTTTCGTCCCTTTGGGGTTCCCTTTGGAACTTCCTTTCGTCGACGTCcgggcgcgaacccgcgTCGGGAGCGAAAAGCGACTCGTCGAACACGACGTCGTACGCTCcgagtcctcgtcgaagCCCGATCGGTCCCATGCACCCCCGCGGGTACCCAAAGTCCGtcacgagctcggcgggcgTGGCCAGCCGGACAGAGGACGCCGGAGGTCGCGGGTTCAATTCCGCGCCGGATTTCTCTTTCTCCGACAATTTCTCAGACGACGAGAATGAGAGCGAAGCCGCGAGCTTTcgaacgt encodes:
- a CDS encoding predicted protein; this encodes MDLTYAAGPTQRTAVVKSDQGSLDTLPLFTDGDTVAGTVHISPAPGKRVDHLGVKIEVLGQIELYFDRGNAYDFVSLVREVMTPGELVSPTSVPFEFKDVQLPHETYQGINVRLRYAVRVTMQRSYGNTVAQEFRFLVRNAGIPPQLDGPGIKMEVGIEDCLHIEFEYAKAKYHLKDVVVGKIFFLLVRIKIKHMEVEIRRRESTGSGPNTYNESETIAKYEVMDGAPVRGESIPVRLFLSPYDLTPTYKNVSDRFSVKYYLNLVLVDEEDRRYFKQQEITLYRHEL
- a CDS encoding predicted protein, producing the protein MPALSPLAVASTSAPTRVEPGRRASRASPSVASSSLGHERVHAEKSAPGLGSLALSRGRLSRGCALVTRASAADAPPAIAPAHLRTTITPVPPDIAAAGGMLLADQPGMKAGFGDLTAHDFLRVDVDAPNLRVLCIDPPILTVDDFLTPDECDALIDAAASSGEMRVSAVGGVDNVNIRTSKTCTLDSPALTDHPTKKAILTKAEALLPQLAGLSASKSAFKPPTSQSPYSFELPQVAHYQGGEYFKTHEDAFPEAVASRKGYQRRATVLVYLNDVSEGGATRFDKLSPPLDVTPRKGRMLLFFPGTKASMPDARTLHTALEAVPGHEKWISQLWVCAYAGKHAPEGKPPGPGDRAARRAAEKAAKKAARKGGGGGGGRR
- a CDS encoding predicted protein, producing the protein MTAVRATPFLRGGHDIARATKPRRVERRERVEERGRLPRIAATVRGRSTCAAARARQQLSSSPSPASTRLFSGARVRVASERRGDSARCDVFGAGLAHVAWPLVQPTDQFGMWAAMLAASSFGLWGAKQRWGSKLGGAPLISTLCALVLANTGVIPHSAPAFAVVNKFILPLAIPLLLFTADLKRVMTCTGRVLWAFCVGTVGTALGSMLAFSIVPMSGLGEHAWTMAAALMARHVGGAVNYVAVAGILDIPPNLVAAGLAADNLMTAVYFSALFRFARETPAPEIDQAYDLKDPSHGVARDEAKADVILKARLSNAFEVNKGSYALTTAAAICAFGTYVAGAANVGAQWIIPIVTLTTVALATLFPKKVGGLAPSGEALASLAMQMFFVVIGASGSIRQMVSTAPALFFFSFVQVMTHLYFTVHAGEKLGMSRADLLIASNANVGGPTTAAAMAASKGWRSLVVPAMLTGVLGYAVATFVGVGFGYAVLSKMPLR
- a CDS encoding predicted protein — translated: MSGSSRSGTAAPVSTLTDAAERGIARARFSSLGRRYIGPRLPRRQSFDDAARSPELMYALFVSAKTFARVLDAYGAIPPGTLAIVAANVAVFSLPDGVAFGDVCLNPYAVIHLAQLERLVTSAFVHVDAFHLLSNMQGVLQDGSFLESLDGTPRFLARCATLLGLSQCTLVGLSWAERRFYQRGSSASRRADAWLDDAVDRVSKYAYGGNSPGYHVPIRGTSSSSSAPKLLPFYNSGVVGFSGVNFALKVAAAHRRPANSVVLVGGLVPVPARYSAWFELALGTLIVPSAGTFAAHFAGTIAGLISVYAPRMSGFGVLGSSFSGGRNRAYRGRGHRLGGRYLRDDDPGAGGAGGGGRNGRNGRNGRDGRGDDSSPAGATRGSAGRRLGGGDPSNGRNGRNGRNWFARAWGVACAPFARLKVAVDEGAPLVVHGAFALACLVLQRTMARNCPEGLLRRVSIPPIVVPFSLGG